One segment of Paenibacillus rhizovicinus DNA contains the following:
- a CDS encoding cupin domain-containing protein, with amino-acid sequence MPVIRVKEQEHFPSWSEINHYGVNYLKVGQEVPLHYHDCNEYWIIVSGRGICTTEGDSYEIGPGDIVLTKQGDEHSLVVTEEMTAVYIYGVLPPGGSIGYRYRDTARQETAQS; translated from the coding sequence ATGCCGGTTATCCGGGTGAAGGAACAGGAGCATTTTCCGAGCTGGAGCGAGATCAATCATTATGGCGTTAATTATTTGAAGGTCGGCCAGGAAGTCCCGCTGCACTATCACGATTGCAACGAATATTGGATCATCGTCAGCGGCCGGGGAATCTGCACGACGGAAGGGGATTCTTATGAAATCGGCCCCGGCGACATAGTGTTGACGAAACAGGGCGACGAACATTCGCTGGTCGTGACCGAGGAAATGACGGCCGTCTATATTTATGGCGTTTTGCCTCCGGGCGGCTCGATCGGGTACCGTTACCGGGACACGGCGCGGCAAGAAACGGCGCAGTCATAA
- a CDS encoding ABC transporter permease — translation MKSVETLDNPAVGKRRNAFVVDMKRNYPYYLMMLPAALIMFLFSYLPMPGMIVAFQDFNFVDRFKSPFVGWDNFKFFFTSSYAYRTTFNTIFINLNYLVWTTFVSVLFAILLNEIRSKLATKFYQNMMFLPYFFSAVVVGKLVTDIVFSDQNGIANQILHLFGHDPIVWSQVSGPWGWIIIGTHIWKTAGYSSIIYLASIAGIDDHLYEAASLDGATRWQQIRTITLPMLTPVIIIMTLLSIGSMLRGDFDTIYSIVGDNGLLFAHTDVIDTYIFRAIKQAADFGPTAAVGLYQSVVGFVLVFGSNALVKRYNKDSALF, via the coding sequence ATGAAAAGCGTCGAGACTTTAGACAATCCCGCGGTCGGCAAGAGAAGGAATGCGTTTGTCGTCGACATGAAACGGAATTATCCTTACTACCTGATGATGCTGCCGGCCGCGTTAATCATGTTCTTGTTTTCCTATTTGCCGATGCCCGGCATGATCGTGGCGTTTCAGGATTTTAATTTCGTCGATCGATTTAAGAGCCCGTTCGTCGGCTGGGATAACTTCAAATTTTTCTTTACGAGCTCTTACGCGTACCGCACGACCTTCAATACGATCTTCATTAATTTGAACTATCTGGTCTGGACGACCTTCGTGAGCGTGCTCTTCGCGATTCTCTTGAACGAAATTCGCTCGAAGCTGGCGACGAAATTTTATCAGAACATGATGTTTCTGCCTTATTTCTTCTCTGCCGTCGTCGTCGGCAAGCTCGTCACCGATATCGTATTCTCCGACCAGAACGGGATTGCCAATCAGATTCTCCACCTCTTCGGGCATGATCCGATCGTCTGGTCGCAAGTGTCGGGACCGTGGGGCTGGATCATTATCGGAACCCACATCTGGAAGACGGCCGGGTATTCGTCCATCATCTATCTCGCCAGCATCGCCGGCATCGACGATCATTTGTACGAAGCCGCTTCGCTCGACGGCGCGACGCGCTGGCAGCAGATCAGGACGATTACGCTGCCGATGCTCACGCCCGTCATTATCATCATGACGCTTCTGAGCATAGGAAGCATGCTGCGCGGCGACTTCGACACCATCTACTCCATCGTCGGGGATAACGGTTTGTTATTCGCGCATACGGATGTCATCGACACGTACATTTTCCGCGCGATCAAACAGGCCGCCGATTTCGGGCCGACCGCTGCCGTAGGGTTGTATCAGTCCGTAGTGGGCTTCGTCTTGGTATTTGGATCGAATGCATTAGTGAAACGATACAACAAGGATAGCGCGCTATTCTAG
- a CDS encoding alpha-galactosidase, which yields MEEQGLKREQMAVSHGMDGVTEYWTSFTCLTSAGCEVTDAFSVNASVGDSAVRAVYYESAWGREYTPVTVEVTGRLRIENRKGRSSADVHPLILVHGRSGAVYAYAVAWSGNWMLEIEPSDSDCAFTVRGGLASASFAKKLSAGETWTTPKVMGASSKTGSLNEISAKFHAWYETVTPRNALSDQMPVEWNHWWAYEDKWINEDVFLRNADLAAEIGVEVCTLDAGWFGSDDADEHWFDVRGDWHKVNRTRFPKGIRYLADYVHGKGMKFGLWCEIEGLGAKADLCGTHPQFVAKRDGAFLGYVCLGGEEAQRWAFATLAGMIEDYDCDWIKIDFNLDPGEGCNCGDHGHGAHDGLYAHYEGLYRVLEQIRERYPEIVLENCSSGGLRTDLGIIRQMHVNFLSDPDYSEHQLQAFWAASLVLPPQRCLHWAWSNTCGDGFPGMDFGSPELSESAFKFHMRTAMLHTTGYSHPLPRYDGHTLADMRAQIAFYKAHAREWIRGSTLYRLTPQAVRGGQGAGWNAYSFVKPAGEGTACLFVFRLEHGEASARIRLEGLEADRHYAVEDVDTGAVFVQTGAELMSEGLFFDDMQPVESRVLRLR from the coding sequence ATGGAGGAGCAAGGTCTGAAACGCGAGCAAATGGCCGTTAGCCATGGGATGGACGGCGTTACGGAGTATTGGACGTCGTTTACTTGTCTTACTTCGGCGGGGTGCGAAGTGACGGATGCATTCAGTGTGAACGCATCCGTCGGCGATTCCGCGGTTCGGGCCGTCTACTACGAAAGCGCTTGGGGGCGGGAGTATACGCCGGTAACGGTGGAAGTTACGGGGCGACTGCGTATCGAGAATCGTAAAGGGCGGTCGTCGGCCGACGTGCATCCGCTGATTCTGGTGCATGGCCGGAGCGGAGCAGTGTACGCCTATGCCGTCGCGTGGTCGGGCAATTGGATGCTGGAGATCGAGCCCTCCGATTCCGATTGCGCATTCACGGTACGCGGCGGACTGGCGTCGGCGTCCTTCGCGAAGAAGCTGTCTGCAGGAGAGACATGGACAACGCCTAAAGTCATGGGTGCATCTTCGAAGACCGGCTCGCTGAACGAAATCAGCGCGAAATTCCATGCCTGGTACGAAACCGTAACGCCTCGCAATGCCTTGTCGGATCAGATGCCGGTGGAATGGAATCACTGGTGGGCTTACGAGGATAAATGGATCAACGAGGACGTTTTCCTGCGCAACGCCGACCTGGCCGCGGAGATCGGCGTGGAAGTCTGCACGCTGGATGCCGGCTGGTTCGGCTCCGACGATGCAGATGAACATTGGTTCGACGTTCGCGGCGACTGGCATAAAGTGAACCGGACACGGTTCCCGAAGGGAATCCGCTATCTGGCCGATTATGTGCACGGCAAAGGCATGAAGTTCGGTTTATGGTGCGAGATCGAGGGGCTTGGCGCCAAAGCGGACCTGTGCGGCACCCATCCGCAGTTCGTCGCGAAGCGCGACGGCGCGTTTCTCGGGTATGTCTGCTTGGGCGGAGAGGAAGCGCAGCGCTGGGCGTTTGCCACGTTAGCCGGCATGATCGAGGACTACGACTGCGACTGGATCAAGATCGATTTCAATCTCGATCCGGGCGAAGGCTGCAATTGCGGCGATCACGGACACGGCGCGCATGACGGGCTTTATGCCCATTACGAGGGGCTCTACCGCGTGCTGGAACAGATTCGCGAACGCTATCCCGAAATCGTCTTGGAGAACTGCAGCTCGGGCGGACTGCGCACCGATCTCGGCATCATACGGCAGATGCACGTCAATTTCCTCAGCGATCCGGATTACTCCGAGCACCAGCTGCAAGCGTTCTGGGCGGCTTCGCTCGTCCTGCCTCCGCAGCGCTGTCTCCATTGGGCGTGGTCGAATACGTGCGGAGACGGTTTCCCGGGCATGGACTTCGGCAGTCCGGAGCTGAGCGAGAGCGCGTTCAAGTTTCATATGCGCACCGCGATGCTGCATACCACGGGCTACTCGCATCCGCTGCCCCGATATGACGGGCATACGCTTGCCGACATGCGGGCACAAATCGCGTTCTATAAAGCGCATGCGCGGGAATGGATTCGGGGCAGCACGCTCTATCGTCTGACGCCGCAAGCGGTTCGCGGCGGCCAAGGCGCCGGTTGGAATGCCTATTCGTTCGTGAAGCCGGCCGGGGAAGGAACGGCTTGCTTGTTCGTGTTCAGGCTCGAGCATGGCGAGGCATCGGCGCGTATCCGGCTGGAGGGCCTGGAAGCGGACCGGCATTACGCCGTGGAGGACGTGGATACAGGGGCGGTATTCGTTCAAACGGGAGCCGAGCTGATGAGCGAGGGATTGTTCTTCGATGATATGCAGCCGGTTGAATCCCGGGTGCTGCGGCTGCGGTAA
- a CDS encoding alpha-L-rhamnosidase-related protein, translated as MLQTIPDNKFDLHLGPVLDPYHEMRATRGLSWQDLYICAGNRTYMVGSQNGGFPDFGHHVKLEMGGLWLHPIKLLDGFWLHIGDREAGAASNGSTAMWLTESDSFHNYPFYNEHRYRLEPLELEVVRRQFCPDDAEGIIVTYILRDLSGRSRSLDLNMLARTDLSPVWFSEGKDIVDGMDEGRIDKEAGLFLAKDERNPWHFVLGADRKSSRGKVGREMFGPHWTSGKGISGSLVYEKVSIPAGGSETIHFYMAGSNRSEQDALQTFANLRDNREQLWEAKRCRYEEIAKRTVLDIPDKHVQKVFDWVKFHNDWFVREVPDVGRGMGAGHPEYPWWFGCDNSYTLLGLLSVGGLEMAQETLSLILKASEEANGNGRIIHELSTSGLVANPGNTQETAHFIQCAWEVFKWTGDIDFLKRMYPAVKKGLSWLLEDMDPDGDLLPEGYGIIEIEGLNVELIDSAVYTWSALLAGANMAELFGEEEARANYGQLATRLGDKINRDLWIDKEGLYADAMAPAGKIASRIDIYIERAQNFGALDAVRDLEAIKAELSGLDPASERPWLFKNWVINTPMETGLAPREQAVRALDRMATDEFTGPWGTYLSGMYRDQMMTISTGVQAVAEARYDRMNESLRMIRLIASTFNKRLPGSISEMSPDYGCFVQAWTNYGMTWPLMTFMFGIKPDAYRQSLTLRPRFPDDWNDMSAKQVQLGLGERANTLDIEVSRSGDGDVYRFELQQPGWSVNVELPQPADDAFVVTLDGEPVTTAVREGSIAVAIANAGKHELRVSRTG; from the coding sequence ATGCTTCAAACCATTCCTGATAACAAGTTCGATCTTCATCTCGGACCGGTTCTAGACCCTTATCATGAAATGCGAGCAACGAGAGGTTTATCCTGGCAGGACCTCTATATATGCGCCGGCAACCGCACTTATATGGTAGGAAGCCAGAACGGAGGCTTTCCCGATTTCGGGCATCACGTAAAACTCGAGATGGGCGGACTTTGGCTCCACCCGATCAAGCTGCTGGACGGCTTCTGGCTGCATATCGGCGATCGCGAAGCCGGAGCCGCGTCGAATGGTTCAACCGCCATGTGGCTGACGGAATCAGATTCGTTCCATAACTATCCGTTCTACAACGAGCACCGGTACCGGCTCGAGCCGCTCGAGCTCGAGGTCGTGCGGCGTCAGTTCTGTCCGGACGATGCCGAGGGCATTATCGTGACCTACATCCTCCGCGATTTGAGCGGCCGCAGCCGCAGCTTGGATCTCAACATGCTGGCCCGAACCGATTTGAGCCCCGTCTGGTTCTCCGAAGGCAAAGATATCGTGGACGGCATGGACGAAGGGCGCATAGACAAGGAGGCCGGCCTGTTCCTCGCGAAGGACGAGCGCAATCCGTGGCATTTCGTCCTCGGCGCTGATCGCAAGAGCAGCAGAGGAAAGGTCGGAAGAGAAATGTTCGGCCCGCACTGGACGTCAGGCAAAGGCATCAGCGGCTCGTTGGTTTACGAGAAGGTGTCGATTCCGGCCGGAGGCTCAGAGACGATCCATTTCTATATGGCGGGATCGAATCGCTCCGAGCAAGACGCCCTGCAAACTTTCGCGAACCTGCGGGATAACCGCGAGCAGTTATGGGAGGCCAAGCGGTGCAGGTACGAGGAAATCGCCAAGCGGACCGTCTTGGACATTCCCGACAAGCATGTGCAGAAGGTGTTCGATTGGGTGAAGTTCCATAACGACTGGTTCGTCCGGGAAGTGCCGGACGTCGGGCGCGGCATGGGCGCCGGCCATCCGGAGTATCCGTGGTGGTTCGGATGCGACAACAGCTATACGCTGCTAGGCTTACTGTCCGTGGGCGGACTTGAGATGGCGCAAGAGACGCTGTCGCTGATTTTGAAGGCTTCGGAGGAAGCGAACGGCAACGGACGGATCATACACGAATTGTCGACGAGCGGACTCGTAGCCAATCCGGGCAACACGCAGGAAACTGCCCATTTTATCCAATGCGCATGGGAAGTGTTCAAATGGACAGGGGACATCGATTTCCTGAAACGCATGTATCCGGCGGTGAAGAAAGGGTTGTCCTGGCTGCTAGAAGACATGGATCCGGACGGAGATTTGCTGCCCGAAGGCTACGGCATCATTGAAATCGAAGGCCTGAACGTCGAGCTGATCGATTCCGCGGTTTATACGTGGTCCGCGCTGCTCGCGGGCGCCAATATGGCCGAGCTGTTCGGCGAAGAAGAAGCACGGGCGAATTACGGGCAGCTCGCGACACGCCTCGGCGATAAGATCAATCGAGACCTGTGGATCGACAAGGAAGGGCTGTATGCCGATGCGATGGCGCCGGCAGGCAAGATCGCAAGCCGGATCGACATTTACATCGAACGTGCGCAGAACTTCGGGGCGCTTGACGCGGTACGTGACTTGGAGGCAATCAAGGCGGAATTGTCGGGTCTTGATCCGGCGAGCGAGCGGCCGTGGCTCTTCAAGAACTGGGTCATTAACACGCCGATGGAAACCGGTCTTGCTCCCCGGGAGCAAGCGGTCCGAGCGTTGGATCGCATGGCGACGGACGAATTCACGGGTCCATGGGGAACGTACCTGTCGGGCATGTACCGCGATCAGATGATGACGATATCGACCGGCGTGCAGGCGGTAGCCGAAGCCCGGTACGACCGGATGAACGAATCGCTGCGGATGATCCGTCTCATCGCCTCCACCTTCAACAAGCGCCTTCCCGGATCGATTTCGGAAATGTCGCCGGATTACGGCTGCTTCGTGCAGGCATGGACGAACTATGGCATGACCTGGCCGCTGATGACGTTCATGTTCGGCATTAAGCCCGACGCATACCGGCAATCATTGACGCTGCGGCCTAGGTTTCCGGACGATTGGAACGACATGTCGGCCAAGCAGGTTCAACTCGGCCTTGGCGAACGCGCCAACACGCTCGATATCGAGGTCAGCCGTTCCGGCGACGGGGACGTCTACCGCTTCGAGCTGCAACAGCCCGGCTGGTCGGTGAACGTGGAATTGCCGCAGCCGGCGGACGATGCTTTCGTCGTCACGCTCGACGGCGAACCGGTGACGACGGCCGTGCGGGAGGGATCGATCGCCGTGGCGATCGCGAATGCAGGGAAGCACGAGCTGCGGGTTAGCCGGACCGGCTAA
- a CDS encoding carbohydrate ABC transporter permease — protein MHKRSTGEQIAQVVIHLILFAFAVCCIYPFIVTFIVSLSSEKSILFNGYQLIPEQFSTLAYRMVFRNDFIYTGYGVSILVTVVGTALSLFICGMAGYAMSIQRVRYRNWAAMFFYLPMIFNAGTLPWYLVCTQILHLQNTVWALIVPLLVSPFNVFLMRNYFATVPISLVESAEIDGCGVLKTFVQIVLPLSKPIIATVALFIGLMYWNDWSSALWFIDNTHLYPLQYMLYRIKSIMDFVRQNGAMGGTDMPAATFQVATLFVTIGPIILLYPFVQRFFVKGIMVGAVKG, from the coding sequence ATGCATAAGCGTTCTACTGGCGAGCAGATTGCGCAGGTTGTGATTCATTTGATCCTGTTCGCGTTTGCCGTGTGCTGCATATATCCGTTTATCGTGACGTTCATCGTCTCGCTCAGCAGCGAAAAAAGCATTCTCTTTAACGGCTATCAACTCATACCCGAGCAATTCTCGACGCTGGCATACCGAATGGTGTTTCGCAACGATTTCATCTATACCGGCTACGGCGTCTCCATTCTGGTCACGGTCGTCGGCACGGCGCTCTCGTTGTTCATCTGCGGCATGGCCGGATACGCGATGTCCATACAGCGCGTGAGGTACCGCAACTGGGCCGCCATGTTCTTCTACCTGCCGATGATCTTCAACGCCGGCACGCTGCCTTGGTATCTGGTCTGCACCCAGATTCTTCATCTGCAGAACACCGTGTGGGCGCTCATCGTACCGCTGCTGGTATCGCCGTTTAACGTGTTCCTGATGCGCAACTACTTCGCGACGGTGCCGATTTCGCTGGTCGAATCGGCGGAAATCGACGGCTGCGGCGTGCTGAAGACATTCGTCCAAATCGTCCTTCCGTTATCGAAGCCGATCATTGCGACCGTAGCGCTGTTCATCGGCCTCATGTATTGGAACGATTGGTCGAGCGCGCTGTGGTTTATCGATAATACGCATCTCTATCCGCTGCAATATATGCTTTACCGGATCAAATCCATCATGGACTTCGTTCGCCAGAACGGGGCCATGGGCGGAACCGACATGCCGGCGGCGACGTTCCAGGTCGCAACCTTGTTCGTGACGATCGGACCGATTATCTTGCTTTATCCGTTCGTTCAGCGCTTTTTTGTCAAGGGCATCATGGTCGGCGCGGTCAAAGGGTAA
- a CDS encoding amylo-alpha-1,6-glucosidase produces the protein MDYRVIKENDLFLLTDQSGNIPEHQEQGDGFGLYMQDTRFLSRMELLINGKKPIVLASEADQNFLSTILLTNPHMEENGVLTLWRESIELKRTRYIYKDVLYETIQATNYSPYACSFELSLRIDADFADMFVVRGFMHGELGKPRGRRIQGGAMQLGYDGADGMIRELKIGWPKDAGSVKPDGTICFPITLDAAQSASIPFHYMPIVNGAEPKLYPRTEALNTLQAEYDNWLGTSTTLDSDMPLMNDLYNRGMLDLRVLMTDLGFGMFPVAGLPWFAVPFGRDSLITALQMLPVRPEIALGTLRTMAHHQGVKLDAWHDEQPGKIMHELRKGELSNTNQVPFSPYFGTIDATPLFLVLLGEYVKWTGDYRALKELMPNALRALDWIDEYGHREGGKFVAYFQESSKGIANQGWKDSADSVVHRDGSYAKAPIALIEVQGYVYQAKRALAGLFAVMAEREGDGEYAYGALGKKLEADAEALRTRFEADFWMAEENYYAIALDRENKRVESVTSNPGHALMSGLFAPERAAAVAKRLVAPDMFGGYGIRTMAEGQTGYNPMSYHDGSIWPHDNSMCLMGLSAQGFRQEAAVVIEGLLEASKKFENNRLPELFCGYSAVHGRPVSYPVACSPQAWAAGTPLVFMTSMLGLSLDLEAKTIRLNPVLPRGMNRLRIGNMRIGEGLISVQVERDGDGYRTKVDGSGTTWKVELPNGAKAAAEESARAMSGGAMK, from the coding sequence ATGGATTATCGCGTCATCAAAGAGAATGATTTGTTTCTGCTGACGGACCAGAGCGGCAATATTCCGGAACATCAAGAGCAAGGCGACGGATTCGGCTTGTATATGCAGGACACCAGGTTTCTCAGCAGGATGGAGCTTCTGATCAACGGCAAGAAGCCGATCGTGCTGGCATCCGAAGCCGACCAGAACTTCCTCTCCACGATCCTGCTCACGAATCCGCATATGGAAGAGAACGGCGTGCTGACGCTATGGAGAGAATCGATCGAGCTGAAGCGGACGCGATACATCTATAAGGACGTGTTGTACGAAACGATCCAAGCGACGAACTACAGCCCGTATGCATGTTCGTTCGAACTATCGCTGCGGATCGATGCGGATTTCGCCGATATGTTCGTCGTCCGCGGCTTCATGCACGGCGAGCTGGGCAAGCCAAGGGGACGCCGGATCCAAGGCGGCGCGATGCAGCTTGGTTACGATGGCGCCGACGGCATGATCCGCGAACTGAAGATCGGTTGGCCGAAGGATGCCGGTTCGGTGAAGCCGGACGGCACGATTTGTTTTCCGATCACGCTGGACGCAGCGCAATCCGCGTCGATTCCCTTCCATTACATGCCGATCGTGAACGGCGCCGAGCCGAAGCTGTACCCGCGGACGGAGGCGTTGAACACGCTTCAAGCCGAGTACGATAACTGGCTGGGCACGTCCACGACGCTCGACAGCGACATGCCCCTCATGAACGACCTGTATAACCGCGGCATGCTGGATTTGCGCGTGCTGATGACCGACCTCGGGTTCGGCATGTTCCCGGTCGCGGGGCTTCCATGGTTCGCCGTTCCGTTCGGACGGGACAGTCTGATCACGGCGCTGCAGATGCTTCCGGTTCGTCCGGAGATCGCGCTCGGCACGCTGCGCACGATGGCGCATCATCAAGGCGTCAAGCTGGATGCGTGGCACGACGAACAGCCCGGCAAGATTATGCACGAGCTTCGCAAAGGCGAGCTCTCGAACACGAATCAAGTGCCGTTCTCGCCTTATTTCGGCACGATCGACGCGACGCCTCTCTTCCTGGTGCTGCTGGGCGAATACGTGAAATGGACGGGCGATTACCGCGCACTGAAGGAACTGATGCCGAATGCGCTTCGCGCGCTCGATTGGATCGACGAATACGGTCACCGCGAAGGCGGCAAGTTCGTGGCCTATTTCCAGGAATCCTCCAAAGGGATCGCCAACCAAGGCTGGAAGGATTCCGCCGATTCCGTCGTTCACCGGGACGGCAGCTACGCGAAGGCGCCGATCGCCTTGATCGAGGTGCAGGGCTACGTATACCAGGCGAAGCGGGCATTGGCCGGGCTGTTCGCCGTCATGGCCGAGCGAGAAGGCGATGGCGAGTATGCTTACGGCGCCCTCGGCAAGAAACTGGAAGCCGATGCGGAAGCGCTTCGGACCCGATTCGAAGCCGATTTTTGGATGGCGGAAGAGAATTACTACGCGATCGCGCTCGATCGCGAGAACAAGCGCGTCGAGTCCGTGACGTCAAATCCCGGACACGCGCTCATGTCCGGCCTGTTCGCGCCGGAGCGCGCGGCGGCCGTGGCCAAGCGGCTCGTGGCGCCGGATATGTTCGGAGGGTACGGCATCCGCACCATGGCGGAGGGGCAGACGGGTTATAACCCGATGAGCTACCACGACGGCAGCATTTGGCCGCATGACAACTCCATGTGCCTGATGGGGCTTAGCGCCCAAGGCTTCCGGCAGGAAGCCGCGGTCGTTATCGAAGGCTTGCTGGAAGCTTCGAAGAAGTTCGAGAACAACCGGCTGCCCGAGTTGTTCTGCGGCTACTCCGCCGTACACGGCCGTCCGGTCAGTTACCCGGTCGCTTGCTCGCCGCAAGCTTGGGCCGCCGGCACGCCGCTCGTATTCATGACGTCGATGCTCGGTTTGTCGCTCGATCTCGAGGCCAAGACGATCCGTCTCAACCCTGTTCTTCCTCGCGGCATGAACCGATTGCGCATCGGCAACATGCGGATCGGCGAGGGCTTGATAAGCGTTCAAGTAGAACGCGACGGGGACGGCTATCGAACGAAGGTCGACGGCAGCGGCACGACATGGAAAGTCGAACTTCCTAACGGAGCGAAAGCAGCTGCCGAGGAATCGGCTCGCGCAATGAGCGGAGGTGCCATGAAGTGA
- a CDS encoding ABC transporter substrate-binding protein — protein MKKFKKAFTGMSILAMAALVLSGCGSNNNNASDGSNNSGTAASGSNNGKSSAEVVKLTAAFPGQASTAAPAVLKAINDKLKADGLNIEVDIKYLDDYWNKLALSVAGSTQYDLAWAHSSTLSDLVAKKVYQPIDDELKSDGPDLLANTPDYVLKGGAINGKQYAIARAIPMTGFNNVFDIRGDLREKYGIPKITTLDGLESYFQAVMKNDPSMYAFVGSNTQALFPVYANYYFPIGDGGMYPVYVDPADSTHTVKSFLDTQAFADIVNKKKEWKTKGIISADASKLDDAEAGFDNGKVAALGANIFRASERVDALTKNVPGAKVETVYLEPTKRYIFSAGDNMLAVPSTSKHVKEAVELMNWIKKDQANFDLWSYGVEGTNYKLADNAVDTSSIADADKYNTDVWMWNDLRLARFSSNYAKSDIEELKTWDSKSEISPFVGFTLDQSKIKSQISQLQAVMNEYGENLGLGVTDINTVKDEIMKKMKAAGLQDVIDETQKQINAYLAAK, from the coding sequence ATGAAAAAGTTCAAAAAAGCGTTTACGGGTATGAGCATCTTGGCAATGGCAGCTCTCGTGCTTTCTGGCTGCGGTTCCAATAACAACAACGCATCGGACGGAAGCAATAATTCGGGGACGGCCGCTTCCGGTTCGAACAACGGCAAGTCAAGCGCGGAAGTCGTGAAACTCACCGCCGCATTCCCTGGACAAGCATCGACCGCGGCGCCGGCCGTTCTGAAGGCGATCAACGACAAGCTGAAAGCGGACGGACTTAACATCGAAGTCGATATCAAGTACCTCGACGATTATTGGAACAAGCTTGCGCTCAGCGTTGCCGGCAGCACGCAGTACGATCTGGCTTGGGCGCACAGCAGCACGTTGTCCGATCTGGTCGCGAAGAAGGTCTACCAGCCGATCGACGACGAATTGAAGTCCGACGGTCCCGACCTGTTGGCGAATACGCCGGATTACGTGCTCAAGGGCGGCGCCATCAACGGCAAACAATATGCGATCGCCAGAGCGATTCCGATGACGGGCTTCAATAACGTATTCGATATCCGCGGCGATCTGCGCGAGAAGTACGGCATTCCGAAAATCACGACGCTCGATGGGCTGGAGTCGTATTTCCAAGCCGTCATGAAGAACGATCCGAGCATGTACGCATTCGTCGGCTCCAACACGCAAGCGTTGTTCCCGGTTTACGCCAACTACTACTTCCCGATCGGCGACGGCGGCATGTACCCGGTTTACGTCGATCCGGCCGATTCGACGCACACCGTGAAATCATTCTTGGATACGCAAGCCTTTGCCGATATCGTGAACAAGAAGAAAGAATGGAAAACGAAGGGAATCATCTCTGCCGACGCTTCCAAACTCGACGACGCCGAAGCGGGATTCGATAACGGCAAGGTCGCAGCCCTGGGCGCGAATATTTTCAGAGCATCCGAGCGCGTGGATGCATTGACCAAGAACGTGCCTGGCGCCAAAGTCGAAACGGTCTACCTGGAACCGACGAAACGTTATATTTTCTCCGCCGGAGATAATATGCTGGCCGTACCTAGCACGAGCAAGCACGTGAAGGAAGCCGTGGAATTGATGAACTGGATCAAGAAAGATCAAGCCAACTTCGATCTCTGGTCGTACGGCGTGGAAGGCACGAACTATAAATTGGCCGACAATGCCGTCGACACGAGCAGCATCGCGGATGCCGACAAATACAACACGGACGTCTGGATGTGGAACGACCTTCGCCTAGCCCGCTTCTCGTCCAACTATGCGAAATCGGACATCGAGGAACTGAAAACATGGGACAGCAAGTCGGAGATCAGTCCGTTCGTCGGCTTTACGCTGGACCAAAGCAAGATCAAATCCCAAATCAGCCAGCTCCAAGCCGTTATGAACGAATACGGCGAGAATTTGGGCCTTGGCGTTACGGATATCAATACCGTCAAAGACGAAATCATGAAGAAGATGAAGGCCGCAGGCTTGCAGGACGTCATCGACGAAACGCAAAAGCAGATCAACGCTTACTTGGCAGCTAAATAA